One stretch of Echeneis naucrates chromosome 11, fEcheNa1.1, whole genome shotgun sequence DNA includes these proteins:
- the ndufv1 gene encoding NADH dehydrogenase [ubiquinone] flavoprotein 1, mitochondrial, translating into MLSLSRAVVCGVTRAPAAVSQGGVTALTRFNSTAQSPPKKTTFGPLADEDRIFTNLYGRHDWRLKGALKRGDWYKTKEILLKGVDWILNEIKVSGLRGRGGAGFPTGMKWSFMNKPSDGRPKYLVVNADEGEPGTCKDREIMRNDPHKLVEGCLVAGRAMGARAAYIYIRGEFYNESSNLQVAINEAYAAGLIGKNACGSGYDFDVFVMRGAGAYICGEETALIESLEGKQGKPRLKPPFPADVGVFGCPTTVANVETVSVAPTICRRGGTWFLSFGRERNSGTKLFNISGHVNHPCTVEEEMSIPLKDLIERHAGGVRGGWDNLLAVIPGGSSTPLIPKNVCEEVLMDFDGLIQAQTGLGTAALIVMDKSTDIIKAIARLIEFYKHESCGQCTPCREGVDWMNKMMWRFVRGDARPAEIDMIWELSKQIEGHTICALGDGAAWPVQGLIRHFRPVMESRISEYQQQQQARA; encoded by the exons ATGCTGTCCCTGTCCAGGGCTGTAGTATGTGGGGTGACCCGAGCcccagctgctgtcagtcaagGTGGTGTGACTGCCCTTACCCGATTCAACAGTACAGCACAG AGTCCCCCcaagaaaacaacatttggaCCGCTGGCAGACGAGGACAGAATTTTCACAAACCTTTATGGCCGACATGATTGGAG GTTGAAGGGCGCTTTGAAACGTGGTGACTGGTATAAAACTAAGGAGATCCTTCTAAAGGGGGTTGACTGGATCCTCAATGAAATCAAGGTCTCTGGCCTGCGTGGAAGAGGCGGAGCTGGTTTCCCCACTGGCATGAAGTGGAGCTTTATGAACAAGCCCAGTGATGGAAG gCCAAAGTATCTGGTGGTGAATGCAGATGAAGGTGAGCCAGGCACCTGCAAGGACAGAGAGATCATGAGGAATGACccacacaagctggtggagggCTGCCTGGTTGCTGGCAGGGCCATGGGGGCACGTGCTGCTTATATCTATATCAGAGGAGAATTCTACAACGAGTCATCCAACCTGCag GTTGCTATCAACGAGGCATATGCTGCTGGGCTGATTGGAAAGAATGCTTGTGGGTCTGGTTATGACtttgatgtgtttgtgatgCGTGGTGCTGGAGCATACATCTGTGGTGAGGAGACTGCTCTTATTGAGTCCTTGGAGGGAAAGCAAGGAAAGCCCCGTCTGAAGCCCCCATTTCCTGCTGATGTGG GCGTGTTTGGTTGCCCGACAACTGTTGCCAATGTGGAGACAGTATCCGTGGCACCCACCATCTGTCGCCGTGGAGGCACATGGTTTCTCAGTTTTGGCAGAGAGAGGAACTCTGGCACAAAACTCTTCAATATCTCTGGCCATGTTAACCACCCCTgcactgtggaggaggagatgtCTATCCCCCTGAAAGACCTCATTGAGAGGCACGCAG GCGGAGTGCGTGGTGGGTGGGACAACCTGCTAGCCGTAATCCCTGGTGGCTCCTCAACACCCCTCATTcccaaaaatgtgtgtgaagaGGTGCTGATGGACTTTGATGGCCTCATTCAAGCTCAGACTGGTCTAGGCACAGCTGCTCTTATTGTCATGGACAAATCA ACTGACATCATCAAAGCCATTGCACGTCTCATTGAATTCTACAAACATGAGAGCTGTGGCCAGTGCACACCATGCAGAGAAG GAGTTGACTGGATGAACAAGATGATGTGGCGTTTTGTGCGTGGTGATGCACGTCCAGCAGAGATTGACATGATTTGGGAGCTCAGTAAGCAAATTGAGGGACACACTATCTGTGCTCTGGGAGATGGTGCAGCATGGCCTGTGCAG ggaTTGATCAGGCATTTCAGGCCTGTGATGGAAAGCCGAATTTCTGagtatcagcagcagcagcaggccagGGCTTAA